The following is a genomic window from bacterium BMS3Abin08.
GGGGATTTTTAAATCTAATAAACTATACCTAACGATACCCCGCCGTCTCTGCGGCGGGGAGGTTCGTCCCCCTTGTGTCAGTCTTCCATGCCGGTATCATCTTGACGTTATCCCCCCGGAGACAATAAATGCCATCAGGTCACTGCTGTCAACATCAAGGGGGCGTATCTGTTCCTTTGGAACAATAATGAGGTTGCCTGCAAAATTATAAGACTGGGGGAGGTAAACCGCTACCATGTCGGAGAGTCCGATGTTTTCGAGGTTCTTCTTTGTCACAAAACCTATAACATGTATCTTGCTTTCCGGTGATATGGAGACAAGAACAGGCATGTTAAATCCCTTTTTGTCTCCCACAAATGCACCTATCAGGTCCTTGATGGAGGAATAGATCATCTTCACAAGGGGCAGGCGTGTGAAAACCCTGTCAATGAGGCGGACTATTCTTCTGGTAAGAAAGTTTGATGTAATGCACCCGACGAATGTTATTAGCAGGATTGTAACGACAAAGCCGATGCCCGGGATACTGAATCTGAAGAGATTGTCAATCTTGATAAAAATAATATAGATCACGTAGATGGTGGCAACGATTGGAACAAGAAATAAAAGTCCATTGAGAAAATACCTGGTAAGTCTCTTCATAAGATCCTCCTCGATCATTCTGGTGCAAATAAGGGATTATCCATTAACCCTGGTTTTTCAAGGGGCAGACATGTACCCTGATATTTTACACCATTCAGACCCGTTTACCTTCAAATATGTGCCGGTTATAAACAGCTCAGGTGAGGGAATAAAGGAAACCGGGAGCGGGGGAGGTGCTCCCGGTTTCGAAAGCCTGTCCGGGCGTTCTACAGAATGACTGTTCAGTCATTATTGTCGGATGGCCTGAACAGGGGAGGGGCGTTAATGGGCTCCGTGTATAAGAATGGGGAGGCATCTTGTACATACCGCCTTTTTCTCCCCTTCATGTATACAGGGGAGATAAACCCTTTCTTTTTCATCTGAACCGCATACAAAACACCTTGTTTCCATATCAGTCCTCCAGCGAATTGATTTCGTCCACTACCTTCTGCGGATCGATATTATGCATCATTGCACCAAAGGAAATGGATTCCACCTTGATGCCGGGACAGGTGAAGCAGCCATTGCCGAAGTATTTTTCGATTACCTTCTTTGCCTCGGGGTTCTCTTTTATGATGTCACCAATAACCGTATCCTTTGTTACCTTCCCTGTTGTTACCATTTTTTCCTCCTTAATGTTTGTTCTTACTTGTATTTTAGAATCTATTGTCAGCAATTTGTATGACATAAGTCATATATTTCACAATGCCTGTTTGCCGAAAGCCACCACCTCATAAAAGGCTCTTTCGTGTTTTAGTTAAAGACAGGTTTAAAATTCAACTTAACACTAACACTAACCACAACGCACAATGTCATTCCGGCTTGTCCGGAATCGTTCCTGCAATATTTTCGTATAAATCACTAAATGTCGGAGAGCTTGACAATCAGTTGTCATTCCCGCAATCCCGAACGCATTCGGGAGTTGGGGATCATTCTTAAAGAACGATTCCGGACAAGCCGGAATGACTGGACAAGCCGGAATGACAGACTGATCAAGTGTTTTTAACTTTTTTACGAATGAACCTTACAAAATATCAGAACATTACATTGCTATGCCACAAGGCATGCCTTCGCCTCAGGTGGTAGTGCTTGACTGAAATGGACTATTGTCGGAAAGCCGCCGGTGCGGGGTTGCAGTGAAAACGGTATGGGCCGGGCTGTCCCGGCACCATTTAGCAGAAAAGGGGGGGCAAAGGACGTTGAGCTTCCTGTTGCGCCTAAGAGGCTCTTTACTGACGCTACAGAAAAAGCTGAGAGAAAGGGTCTCCGTCCGCTCATAATGACAGCAAACGGGACCTTTTCAGCCGATGGTCAAGACTGAACAGGGAAGGCAGAGGGCCACTATGCCTTTTTAAACTTTTTTTTTCCTTCCTCAAAGGCCTCTTTCCCTGCTTCAATGGCGGATGAGATAGCGGTTTTCTTGTCTTCAACATACTCTTTTCCCTTTTCAAGCGTCGTTGCCATAGTGTCTTTACCCTTCTCTATGCCCTTTGTTACCTTTTCTTTCACGTCTTCAGCATATTCCGTTGATTTTTCTTTTGCATCTTCTGCTAAATCCCTGAGCTTTCTCCTTGTCTCTTCACCGGACTGGGGTGCAAGCATCAATGCAACCCCCGCTCCCGCAACCCCACCAAGAAAAAAGGCAAGCAGCATTGATCCAGCGTTGTATCCATCCTTTTCAGACATGCTAACCTCCTTGTTTGAAAATATTTTTAAGGAATACTTCAATGCCGGTCCTGATACCGGCCTTCAGACCCGCAATTATGGCATTCGTTTCAGTTGTTATACCTGAAATCGTACTGGATACCTTCCGTAGACTCTCAGAGGTGCTGCTGATGGACTCTGTAAGCCCCCTGACCCCGCCTGTTACCGACTGTATATCCGAGGTGATCCTGTTAAGCATCTCGAGGTTTGTCCGTAATTCCTCAAGGGTTGGTTTCAGGCTGCTGTCAGTCCTCTCAACGAATTCGTTCACTCTCGTGAGAGTCTTCCTGAATTCCAGGAGGATCGGAATCAGCAAGATTCCAAGAACCAGTACCACGGATGCAATTATGCCGAGCGCTATATCAACCATTTAGATATATTATATCACAATTATATCACAGACTGTATTTAAGTTAAAGATTTTTCGGAGATATGCGATATGATATTAAAGAGCGCCAATGAAAAAGGTCTTGATATGTGTTGTTTTACCCCTTAACATGACGGTCTTTAGTCAGCTCCGATTACCGAGGTCCGAAGAGACAACTCCCGATCTCCATGTGCAGGGGCGGAATAATGGAGAGGAGGAGGTAAAAGAAGCAGCGCAGTCAATAAAACCGGAAGGCCGGCTGTAAACGCTTTTAGTGACTACCGCATGATATGAAATGTGAACTTTACCGGACAGCATACTATGGGAAGAGCTAACACATTGAAAAATAAGGAATCCGTTCATAGTGACTTCATAGTGAATGCAATAGGTGGAAATTTAACCGGACAGTAGTGTCTGCATCTACCCTACACACTATCGCGATATTTAAGCTGCAGACCTTTGAGAAAAGTACGCAGGATCTGATCCTTACATTCACGGTAGTGTTTATGCCCTGGCCTACGGAAAAACGCACTTAATTCGTGCTTACTAATGCGCAAACCGGCCATGTCCATAATTTCCAATATGTCTTCGGCTTTCAGGTTTAATGCGATTCTTAATTTTCTGAAAATGATATTGTTGGTTAAGCGTTGCTCCGGCTCGGGTTGCGACCCTTCTTTTTTGCCCCGTTTATAGTTAATCAAACCATTGAGGAAAATCGCCAGCAGAGTGTCGCTACATTTCTGATACGCAGGATCATCCTCTTTTTTTAACCAATCGCTGATCTGCCCACGCGTTACCTGATAATCAGCTAAGCCAAATACGGCAATCATTTTAGAATCGTTAAAGTCGAAGATATAGCGGATACGGCGTAAGATATCGTTATTGGTCACAATTATGCTCCGATCTAACAATTATGCTCCGATCTAAACTGTAGTTCTGTCACAACGACTCACTGCCTGGGTATCTTGGAAACTATCTCAGTTTTTTCTGCTTTCTTTATCAGTAAATTTCGTTCAGTTTGTCTCTCATTGGAAACAAGACGCAGACTTCAATGAACCAAGCCCTTAAGAAAGGATAACATGAGAAAGGATGATTTGGATATAAAAAAACACCTTAAGCTCAAAAAGGTCATGCTGGTTCAGTGTCACACAGACCCCACCCAAATTCGGTATAATTAAAAGTAGCTTTTAGATTGGAAACAACTTAAAAAGGGAAACAAGGTGAATTCATGAAGTTTGAGGACTACAAGATATCAGAAACAATTAAAAAAAACCTTGTCCTGATGGGTTTCAAAAGGCCTACGAACATACAGTTCAAGTCCATCCCCTCGATCCTGAAAGGCGAAGACGTCCTGGCAATTGCACAGACCGGGACCGGGAAGACGGCTGCTTTTGCGATTCCCATCGTTGACATGATCCACAGGGACAAGAGCAGCAAGCGGTCCCATGGGATCAAGTGCGTTGTCATGGTCCCTACGCGTGAACTGGCAATGCAGATCGGGGAGGTTTTTGAAAAGCTTGCACGCCACACGAAGGTCAAGACCTTTGCCTTGTACGGCGGGGTTGAGCAGGACCCGCAGATTAAAAAGCTCCAGGACGGAATCGACGTACTTATTGCGACCCCGGGACGGATGTTTGATCTTATCAAACAGGAGTACGTTGACCTCTCACGGATCAGGACCCTCGTGCTTGATGAGGCCGACCATATGCTTGACATCGGGTTTATAGATGACATCAAGTATGTGAAGAGGAAGCTCACAAAGAAGCACCAGACACTCTTCTTCTCAGCCACGATTAACAGAGAGGTAAAGAAACTCGCCTTCTCGCAGGTTAAGAGTTCTGCAATACGCATCCAGATAGCACCGGAGGACCCTGTCGCGAAGAATGTTTCGCACTTTGTCGTATTTGTGAAAATGGATGACAAACGGTTTTTCCTCGATCGGTTTATTAAGGATAATCCGGAAAGCAAGATCATCGTATTTGTAAGGACACGGGTCCGTGCCGAACGGGTAGCAAAGGCCATGGAGAGGGTGCAGATAGAGACGGTTACCATCCACGGGGACAAGAAACAGGACGACCGGTCCGAGGTGATGAAAAAATTCAAGGAGGGCCGCTACCGCATCATGATCGCCACGGACGTCAGTGCCCGCGGGATCGACGTGCCTGATGTCGATTACGTAATCAACTATGATCTTCCGGACAACCCCGAAAATTACGTGCACAGGGTTGGAAGGACCGGTCGCGGCATCAACCTGGGCGTAGCGATCTCATTCTGCAGCAAAGAAGAAAAAGGACTTCTTGAGGATATCCAGCAGCTCATCAATAAGGATATCGAGGTCATAAAGCTCTACAGAAAAGATTACGACGCAATCGTCAGCTTACCCGGGGAGCACCTCGGTCTGCAGGAGATGATCGATGAACATGAGCAATGGGAGGCAAACAGGAAGAAGAAAAAGAGGAAGTCCCCGAAGACAGCAAAGAAGAAGAAATAAAAGATGGAGTGTGAATGGATGAATGAAGACCGTTTAGTAGAAATTGAAACAAAGATAGCCTTTCAGAAAAACACAATAAAAGACCTGAGCGACACCGTCTACAATCAGCAGAAACAGATAGATGCTCTGTACGAAACCCTGAAACACCTCATTGACCGGATCAGGGATTCATCCATCATATCCCCCGGAGAAACCCTGAAAGACGAAAAACCGCCGCATTATTAATAATGAAAACAGGGGGCTTGATTATTTACCTTGAAGTACTATAACCCAACATTGCCATAAGTCGAAGGCTGGACAGGGACGACGATGAGATTAGAGGAATAGGCGTCGGATTTCCCTGCCCTCACTGGGGCATAGGACAGCTCGGGAGTTCGGCCTGTTCCTTTCTCACCGGTAGATACCACAACAGGCCATCCACAACCATGAATATCCCCGCAATAATAAGGATGACATCAAAGAGCGACAATAAACTGAGCCCGAAATAGTGCAGCAGGCCGAGGCCGAGACTTGCAAAGGAAAAACCTGTCCGGATTAAGGCAAGCCCTGTCCTCGCCCGGGCATAGATGGTGCGGTAACATGCAGCCATTGTCCGTTGTCCTCCAAGCACACTCCTCTCCCGTGCAAGATGGGTGCGTTCCTTGCTGGATGGAGAGGGGTAGAGAATGGTGCAGTGGCTGGCCAGCAGATCGGCAATACGGGCAAGCATACTCTTCTTCTTGGATATCTCAACATCGGTGGTTTCAATAAGGTGATAGCCCTTTAGAAAACCCATGGTTGCATAGGTCATTCCCACAATAGTCCGGCGTTCGGGGGGATTCATTTCAGATCTCCGTATCTTCAGGTATCTTGATAAGCCGAAGAACCCGAGGAAAAATCCAGCAGCAATAATCGACCAGTAAAAGGGATATGTTATCGGCAGCTTTTTGGTCCGCATAAGGGTATTTGCTACGGCAATAAACCCGAGCCCCCACCTGAGGAAGGCAAGCCCGGTCCTTGCCGTTGCCATGTCGGTCCTGCAGCAAGCCAGTCTCGTCCGCCATTGGGCCATGGTGGTGCGCCAGAAGGAAAGACCGGTCCTCTCGGTACCCCAGAGATAACCCGGCCTTGCATGAAGGAAGTCCTGGATAAACCACTGAATATCTTCTGCAAGGGCCACCCGGAATTCGTATTTCTCTGCCTTGATAAACCTTTTGGCCTCATCCAGTACCACAGGGTCTTCGGGATTGTTTGCCGCTATAATCACCGTATCACCATCCTTGATGACCGGAAACCACCGGCTTATGGAAAGCATGTCCCCATTAACCGCCGATAATAACCCGGGCGGTATGAGCATTCTCTCGTCATACTCTATAGTGGGGCATTGATAATACTCCGAAAGCGCTTTGAGCAAAATAAACCGCGGGACATCATACTCTCTGAGAAGAACACTTTCAAGGTCGACACTCCTCGCAACAGCCGTATGCTCTGCTTTGCGGAGTTCCTCATCCGTCAGGATACCCCGTTCCACCAATATGAGAAATCCCTGCAATCCTGTGTTAGCGAGCATCATGATTGAAACCCACCTTCTTCCAATAACGTGTCGGCCGGCCGTAATCAGGAATAATTGTTTCCATATCTCCAACACAATAGGGGAATTGTCTCCTTATTCTTTCAGCCGGTATATTCCAGTAAAGTCCATCGGCAATGACTGCCAGTCCGATCACTATCAGTGCAATATTAAACATGGCCCATGCAATATCAGCGGTGCCGAAATAAACCAGAAGCCCCGTGCCCACCGCGCATATGCTCCTTCCTGTCCTGATAAATGCCATTCCCGTCCGTGATCGGGCCATAACCGTGCGTAGTCTTGCCATCATATTTCTTCTGTCTGCGAGCACTGTCCTTTCAAGGGCAAGTCCCGTGGTAGCCCATATGCCCGGCGCATAGGAGGCCTTTGCCTGAAAAAAACGCTTATGGAAATCACCGGGACCTCCAATCACCCTGTGAACGGGAAGAGAGATGAAATCCCATGCCTTCCGGCTCTTTTTTTTCCTCATCACTGATTCAAAACCTTCTACACCGGCACGGCGGCCGGGGAAATACCAGTAAAAGCCTTCCATGGCCATCATAATACCTGTCAGGATAAGGGCGGCATCGAATAACGTCCAGGGGCCGATAGCGAACTGCCTGAACAGCGCAATCCCAAGCCCGATAAAGGCAATCCCCGTACGGGTAAAGGCAAGCCCTGTGCGCGCCCTTGCCATCATCGTTCTGTAACATGCAAGGACCGTTCTTTCCTCGGCAAAATCCGTCCTGTCACTGGCAAGAAATCTGCGTCTCATCACAGGAGTAAGGTTATCCCAATCGGCACGGAGTTTATCCGCTCCGTCAATGGTATTCGTGCGCGTAAAGAAAGGATTGTTGCCGGGGTTTTGAACCTCAAGCAGCGTAGTTGCCCAGGTCGGCACTGTAGCAGCACAGTTTAAACGTTTCTTTCCGGCCTTCCGGGTCGGCAGGTACCATCTGAATCCATTCACTGATAGAACAACACCGGCTACTAAAAATAACGCTTCGGTTATGATTAAATACCCTATACCGAAAATCCTGAGAAGTAGCAGGGCAATGGCTATAAAAGCTATCCCGGTGCGGAGGAAGGCAAGCCCCGTTCTGCCCTTTGCCATGGCGGTCCTGTAGCACGACATCAGGGAACGCCTGTCCGCAAGGAAGGTTCTCACCTTGGCAAGGGGGGTCCTGCCGCCCGAAAAAGGAAACCCGGGATTCACATCATTGTTGTTTTCAATAATCCTGACGAGGTCTGAAGGCAGGGCGACGATGAAGTCTATTTTTTCCACGCCGAGGCTCTTTTTTATATCTTCAACTACCGCTGTGTCATCCGGCCTGTAAGCGATCACCTCAGCCCTGTCCTGCATAACGGAGAGGGGAAACCAGAGCGCCTGCTTGAGCTTCTCCATGTCCATACGTCTTGTGAGGAGGTAAGAAGCCATAACCTCTTCATCATACTCCACAAAGGGATAACCGTAGAACTCAGAAAGACAGAACAGGATCTCATGCCTTGGAATACCCCTGACTATCAATAATTCTTCAGGGTATTTGCCTGAATCTTCCGATTCCTTTATGACCTCATCCAGCTCTTCCCTGGTCAGTAATCCCCTGCTGAGAAGTCTTTCAAATTTAGTATCCTGCATAAACAATTAGTATACTACAATATGGGACTTCAAGAAAATTCCGGGCGGCACCCGAGGAAGCCTTTAAAGAGTAAAGGAGGATTTAACAGGATATCAGTGGGAAGAAAAGGGGTCTGCACATTTCAAAAATGAGACTGAGAAAGCCTAACACGTGAAGACCTACGGGTGTAGCGTCGGTATGTTTTATCTTTTCTTGAAACCTTATTTCTGCTATAATCTGTTTATCAATAGTTCACACTACCCCGCAGCTTATGTGGGGCATTATACGCAAAAGGTAACTTATGAGTATCCGCTTTGAAAAATCAACGGATATTGAAATAATCAAGCGCTAACAAAAAATCATATTGTACTTCAGACCTGTCCGAAATAAGTTTTCTTGGACAGCATGAAACGGGGGGTTATCTTGGACGGGAAAGGGTAAGCTTTAATCATAACAACCTGCCAATTTGCAGAATTTCCAAAACGCTTTGCTAATTCAGGAGGGAACAAATGGCAAAAAATCAAATTATGATTCTCAGTGATGTTCACATCGGGATTAATGCGCCGACAAACTGGTATCAGAAGAAGGTTCATGAGGATTTACTGATAGCTTCTTTGCAATGGGCTCAAAAAAATGACTCTCTCAAGGAATTAGTCATTCTGGGTGACCTGGTAGATTTCTGGACATATAAGCCGGACTTTTCTCTCCCTTCTCTTGAAAAAATTGTGAATGAAAATCCGAATATATTAGGCCCTTCCGGTGAACTGGCTAAAACAGTAAATGTACTGGGGGAAGGTAATGTGGTTTATGTAAACGGCAACCACGACATGATTCTAACACCTGAAATGATAAAGGCATGGATTAGTCCCAAAATCAAAACCATGCCAAACGGCATACTTTATTATATGCCTGATTTCGGGAAAAGAACGGTCTATCTGACACATGGGCACATCTATTCATTGCTCTGCGCTCCGGATTACATCAACCCACCTGAAAGCTGGCAGAATCTACCGCTGGGTTATTTCTTAACCCGAATGTCCGCTCTGCTCTGTGAAATAGAAATAAATAAATTACACAAAAACAA
Proteins encoded in this region:
- a CDS encoding YtxH-like protein, yielding MSEKDGYNAGSMLLAFFLGGVAGAGVALMLAPQSGEETRRKLRDLAEDAKEKSTEYAEDVKEKVTKGIEKGKDTMATTLEKGKEYVEDKKTAISSAIEAGKEAFEEGKKKFKKA
- the rhlE_3 gene encoding ATP-dependent RNA helicase RhlE, whose translation is MKFEDYKISETIKKNLVLMGFKRPTNIQFKSIPSILKGEDVLAIAQTGTGKTAAFAIPIVDMIHRDKSSKRSHGIKCVVMVPTRELAMQIGEVFEKLARHTKVKTFALYGGVEQDPQIKKLQDGIDVLIATPGRMFDLIKQEYVDLSRIRTLVLDEADHMLDIGFIDDIKYVKRKLTKKHQTLFFSATINREVKKLAFSQVKSSAIRIQIAPEDPVAKNVSHFVVFVKMDDKRFFLDRFIKDNPESKIIVFVRTRVRAERVAKAMERVQIETVTIHGDKKQDDRSEVMKKFKEGRYRIMIATDVSARGIDVPDVDYVINYDLPDNPENYVHRVGRTGRGINLGVAISFCSKEEKGLLEDIQQLINKDIEVIKLYRKDYDAIVSLPGEHLGLQEMIDEHEQWEANRKKKKRKSPKTAKKKK
- a CDS encoding hypothetical protein (GSPII_E N-terminal domain), with product MMLANTGLQGFLILVERGILTDEELRKAEHTAVARSVDLESVLLREYDVPRFILLKALSEYYQCPTIEYDERMLIPPGLLSAVNGDMLSISRWFPVIKDGDTVIIAANNPEDPVVLDEAKRFIKAEKYEFRVALAEDIQWFIQDFLHARPGYLWGTERTGLSFWRTTMAQWRTRLACCRTDMATARTGLAFLRWGLGFIAVANTLMRTKKLPITYPFYWSIIAAGFFLGFFGLSRYLKIRRSEMNPPERRTIVGMTYATMGFLKGYHLIETTDVEISKKKSMLARIADLLASHCTILYPSPSSKERTHLARERSVLGGQRTMAACYRTIYARARTGLALIRTGFSFASLGLGLLHYFGLSLLSLFDVILIIAGIFMVVDGLLWYLPVRKEQAELPSCPMPQ
- a CDS encoding hypothetical protein (GSPII_E N-terminal domain); protein product: MQDTKFERLLSRGLLTREELDEVIKESEDSGKYPEELLIVRGIPRHEILFCLSEFYGYPFVEYDEEVMASYLLTRRMDMEKLKQALWFPLSVMQDRAEVIAYRPDDTAVVEDIKKSLGVEKIDFIVALPSDLVRIIENNNDVNPGFPFSGGRTPLAKVRTFLADRRSLMSCYRTAMAKGRTGLAFLRTGIAFIAIALLLLRIFGIGYLIITEALFLVAGVVLSVNGFRWYLPTRKAGKKRLNCAATVPTWATTLLEVQNPGNNPFFTRTNTIDGADKLRADWDNLTPVMRRRFLASDRTDFAEERTVLACYRTMMARARTGLAFTRTGIAFIGLGIALFRQFAIGPWTLFDAALILTGIMMAMEGFYWYFPGRRAGVEGFESVMRKKKSRKAWDFISLPVHRVIGGPGDFHKRFFQAKASYAPGIWATTGLALERTVLADRRNMMARLRTVMARSRTGMAFIRTGRSICAVGTGLLVYFGTADIAWAMFNIALIVIGLAVIADGLYWNIPAERIRRQFPYCVGDMETIIPDYGRPTRYWKKVGFNHDAR